ATGAAATATACAAATCAATGTCGTTAACTAATATCGGTTCTTTAACAGTTTGCATTAACATTTCGAGGTAATGATCGATTTCATTTTCTTCACAAAATACAGCAACTATTAATGACCCCTCAGTAGCTCTTGAGATAATACATGGGACATTTGAGTAAATTGAATTTACACGTCTATTTAATTCCTTAAGTAAATAACCAAGCTGTGTTTTTCCGAAGGCATCGACAATATTAATATATTCACCAGGCTGCATCAAAAGTAGAAAACCGGTTTTTTTGTAGCTTTTTGTCATTTTATTGAATTTATCGATAAAATAAAGATAATTGGATATACCTGAAATCGTATCAATATATTGTGATTGTTGTTCTATACTATCTGAAAAAATGGATATGTTGTAGAAATGGTTTCCATTTTCATCTTTTAAAGTGTGCTCAAAATAATCATTCCAAAAAGTTGTGCCATCCTTTTTGTAGTTTAATATTTTAACACTAGAACTAGTATCATTTTTCTTATTATTTTCTATTTCTTTAATAGTTTCAATTTGCGTATTTTCCCCGAATAGAAGGGATTTACTTTTACCAATTACTTCATCTTCTGAATAGCCCGTAATTTTTGTAAAAGCACTATTCGCATAAACTATTGGTTCATTTGGTTGGCTTGGATCGGTTATCAGAAAAGCAGAGTTAAGCGGGGTTCCAATTCGACATAACCAATTAAATAAACTTTGCTTTTCAGTTTTTTTCTCCAGCATTCGCCAAACCACCTTTCCAATTGTTTTCCTTCTGTCTATTTTAAAGAAAAAAGGGAAAACATGCTACCTCTTTATCTATATATAATATTGGATAGAAATAGTTCTTTATAGCTATCTGAAAAATAGTAATGTGGTTTTTTATCAAAAAAATACAACAAATATCTTAATGAATTACATTTATAATAAGCATTATAGGAGTAAATATTAATATAAAAGGTATAAATTGTAAAAAATATGTATCTAGTTTTTTACCTCAAGATAGTCTTTTGTGTATTTGACAAATGTTCAATATGATTATACCCTTTTACCTTCCACTCCCCATTTTCAATGTATATTGTATTAATGCTCCCATTTGGAACTCCACTTTTTTGTAATTGGTCTTTATCCTTTAAAATTGAATTCAATAGTACTTTAATAATACCACCATGAGCAACTATGATGATTTTTTGCTCAGGATATAACTTGTGTAATTTGTTAATACCTGCAAATACACGCTTACTAACCAATTCAACACTTTCCTGATTTATACAATTTTTTTCTGGATACAGTAGAGCTCGTTCTTCTATTGTAAGACCTTCCACATCACCATAATCTCTTTCGATAAAATTTTCCATTACAATTAGTGGTAAATTTAACTTTCCATTTATAATCTCTGCTGTTTGTTTAGCTCTTCTTAGTGGACTAGTAACGATGACGTTCCATTCGAACGCACTTAAATAGTTTCTACAGTCTTTTGCTTGTGTAGAACCATTTTGATTTAAGGGAATATCTTTTCTACCTTGAATTTTTCGAAGCGTATTCCAATCTGTTTCACCGTGTCTCACTAAACAAATTAATGTCATTATCAATCCTCCTATAAATGATTGAAGTTTTTAAAGGTATTCGACACCATTATTTGTGATTCCTTTAACAATCAACAATTTTTATAAACTTTATGCACTAATTTATAATTTCATTTACCTCCCCTATAAAATTCAACATAATTTCTTAGTCCTATCTCAAAAATAAAAAGTGCCATAATGAAGGCACTTTTTTGTCTTTATTTATTCTTTTATCACGATACTATTAATTCTTTCTAACATTGGTGGATGTGTATATCTAAACCATTTGATAAGTAAAGGAGGATTTACCTCACTCAAGCCAGCTTTTGCTAATTTTTGAAAACCGCTAACAGCTGCTTCCGGGTCGTTAACTAATTCAATAGCATATTGATCAGCCCTTGCTTCCTGATATCTTGAGACTGAATTGTATATTGGATTAGAGAAAAATAACAAAACCGACGAAATGAGTAATATGACCGGTAATGAGCTTATATTATCTAAACTTTTAACTTTAAAATAATGTCCAAATTTTTTAATCATCCAAGGAGCAATTTTTGAAATTAACCAAAGCCCTACAAACATCATGAGAAGGTAACCTGCGATACCAATGTAAATATGTTTCTCTACGTAATGCCCCATTTCATGAGCCATAATAAATAAAATTTCTTGTTCATTTAGACGATTTAATGTCGTATCCCAAAGAACAATTCTTGAATTATTCCCTACACCTGTTACATAAGCATTTAATGCATTTGTTTTATCCGCCATATTTACTTCAAATACATGTTCAGCTGGTATATTTGCTTGCTCTGCTAATGTTAGTATTTTTTCCTCAAGCTCTTTATTTTGCAAAGGGTAAAATTCATTATATAGCGGGTCTATTATGACTGGTTGTATATACATTAAAAAAATCGAAAATGGTACAGTTAACATCCAAGCAAAGAGCCACCATTTTTTCTTACTTTTTCTAATTAGCCAATACAGAACTGAAACGGTAATGACTGTTATTAAAAAATTTATCCAAAAATCAATTACATTATCGCTCATCCAGGAAGCGAATTCTTGTGTACTAATACCATATCCTTTACTTAGAGTATATCGATAATAATTGATCGGGAAAAATACTATAAATGTAAGCAAGGTTAATAAGAATAAGTATACTGTATAGTGCACTACCTTCCATTTTGTTATTTTTGACCATTTTTCAAACAAATGCGATATGCCAAAAATTAAAATGTAAAAATACATGAGCCATTCAAAAGGATTGACAATAAAAAAGATGAAATTTCGGATTTTAGAATATTCTTGACTAAGTAGTAGCTCCCGATCTGTCATAAAGGTTTCAGGATCTGCAACAGTCCCTTTAAAGGCTTCAGGAACTCCACCATCACTGAAATGAAAAATATAAACATACATAACGAATGAGTATAGGCCAAATAAAATTAAAGAACCAATTCCCCATTTCTTTCCCATTATATCCCCCCTCAAAATCTCTCTTCTAATCTATTGTAATCATTTGAAACCTCACTAAGAACTAAATTTAATTCACTAGCTCTAATATTGAGAGTTTATCCTTTTTATCTTTAATTTCATCATTAAAAAAGCTTAAAGAGAAAGAACATCTCTTTAAGCTATATGACTCTAGATTTGGTAACAATTTTAGTTTATCCCCAAACCTCTTCTGCAATTTCTTTTATTAAAGTAAGTTTTGCCCATTGGTTTTCTTCTTCTAAAATATTTCCTTCTTCAGTAGATGAAAAACCACATTGAGGACTTAAGCATAATTGATTTAATGGAACAAATTTTGCTGCTTCTTGAATACGTGCTTTTATACTTTCTTTATCTTCTAGCTCACCAAATTTTGAAGTAACAAGACCAAGAACAACCTTTAAATCAGAACGATTTACATATTTTAACGGTTCAAAGCTACCTGAGCGTTCATCGTCAAATTCTAAGAATAGACCATCTACATTTAGTCCACCAAAGATTACTTTTGCCGCAAAATCATATCCTCCACTTGAATGGAATGTTGATTTGTAATTACCACGACAGATGTGCATTGTTATCGTCATGTCCGATGGTTTATTTTTAATCGTTTCATTAATCACATATTGTAATGTTTCCATATACTCCTGTGGGTTTTTCCCTTCATCCACTAGCTTTGCACGAGTTTCTTCTGAGAATAGACTTGCCCATGAAGTATCATCTAATTGTAAGTAACGACAACCTGCATCATAAAACGCTTGAATCGCTTTTTGATATGCTTTAATTGTGTCTTCAATTAAATCTTTTTCATTTTGATAAATATCAGCGTTTTTATCCGCGCGTGCATGGAGCATATTTGGGCTAGGAATTGTAAATTTAACAGTAGAATCTCCAGCATGGTCTCGAATAAATTTAAAATGATCTAAAAATGGATGATTCCCAAAGTCAATTTTCCCAACTACACGGATACCTTTTTTACTTGTCTCTACTTTATGAAATTGCAATCCATGATCTTTATCGTAATTTTCCATTCCTTCAAGTGCACCTAAGAAATCAAAATGCCACCAACTACGACGGAATTCACCATCAGTAATTGATAATACGCCAATCTCTTTTTGCTTATCAATTAAACGTATAATCTCTTCGTCTTCTACTTGTTTTAACTCAGCGTATGTAATTTCATTGTTTTGAAATTTTGTACGTGCTTCCTTCAATTTTTGAGGGCGTAAAAAACTCCCTACATGATCATAACGAAATGGTCCTACTAATTCTGTCATTTTGATAACTCCTTTTACTTTTTGTACATTCAAGGACGTTTTGGAGCTTTATTATTTCTCTTTTAATCCTGAGTGTTCCTATTGCCTTTAAAACTATATGAATTACTATAACATATTTCGTCAGATAAAATGAAGTATTCAGAATATAATTATTTCTAGTTGTTTTTTGTTTTTTAGCTTTCTTACAATACTTTCTCAGATTCAATGTTTTCCCTCTGTTGTTCTGTGTCCCCTGAATTTGACGATTCTAAAGTTTGTCGATTCACTTTTTTCTGATTATATTTTAGTATAATAGCCTCAATGTTACTCGTACCTACAATTACCCCGATAATAATAATCATCGTACCAATTAATTGCTGAATTGAGATAATCTCTTGTAATAATAACGCTGTTCCAAATAAAGCGAACACTGTATTTAAATTTACAAAAATCGCTGATTCTGCTGTCCCGATATGTTTAATGCATAAATTGTATAGGCTATGCCCAACACCAGTAGCGAACACACCAGATAAAATAAATATACTCCAAAATTGAAAGTCACTTGTCACGAATCCACTTAAGCTAGTAGGATAAATGATCAATGAGCTTACTAGTAAAATGACAGATCCAATGGTTAACATATAGGCAGTCATTAGTAATGGAGAAATCGTTATCGTACCTCTTCTAATGGCAATAAAACTAAAAGCTTGTAATAAAAATGATAGGAATACTAATATATCACCAAGCTCGATATTTAATACCTCATGAAAATTTTGAATTACCGCTATACAAACACCCAATCCACCAAGCAAAAATCCAACTAATTTTGATATAGTCATGACGGTATCTTTAAAAATTACAGCTATTAATGCTGTAATAAGTGGACTCAGCCCACTGATGATTGCTGCTTTTGTCCCTGTGGTTTGTTCAATCCCAACGGCCATGAATGCATGGTGACAAATAACGCCAAAAAAACTACCAATTAGTATATATTTCCATGGCATGTTTTCGACAAATAGCTTTTGTTTCATAAAGAATAAAATCAGAAACACCGTAATACCTGCTAGAAAAATGCGTACAGATTGAATTGTAATCGGCTCACCATTTGAAACAATAATCTTCAACCACGTAACATTTAAGCCCCATAAAAGCATGACTAAAATTAATATGGAATATATTTTGCTATTACTCAAAGTGACCGCCTCTTTCATTTATAGGAAAAACTCCATAATTCGTTCATTACGAATTATGGAGTACTTCAGACTTTTTAAAAACATATGCTCCATCAACAATTTTCTCAAGCTTCACTTCATCTCCGATATTCACTTGATCAACAATTCTTGCTGTTAGTTTTGCTTTTGTATTATTTAGTTGTACAAGTGCAACTGTATATGGAGCTAAGTGTGCAAATTGTGTTGGTGGAACTTGGATGACCGTAAAGCTATAAACCGTACCTACTTCTGGTACATCATATTCATTTGTAATTTCTTTTCCACATGAACTACAATACACTTTTTTCGTAACCGATTCGATACCACAACATTCGTATACTATCATACTTACACCCTCTCCAATATATGAACAACTGAGTAAGCACCTGTACCACCTAAGTTTTGTGCTAATGCAATCTTAGGTTGCTTCGTTAATTGATTCGGTGCATTCCCACGCAGTTGTCTAACAAGCTGATAAATTTGTGCAATGCCTGTTGCTCCAATTGGATGACCTTTTGAAAGCAATCCTCCGCTTGTATTGATTGGAATTTCGCCATCAACACGTGTTTTACCTTCGTTTACCCCTTGCCACCCTTGTAATTTAGGGAAGAAACCTAGCTCCTCACTCGAAAGAATTTCAGTCATAGAAAAGCAATCGTGTATTTCTACCACATCGATATCTTCCGGACCGAGCCCTGCTTTCTCATATGCTTTCTCACCTGATACTCGAACTGCTGGTAGGCTTAACAGATCATCCGCATCTTGCATTAATGTAGGACCTGAAGCTTGCGCACTAGCACGCACTTTAATATTAGAAGGTTTACTAGATAAAACAACTGCTGCCCCACCATCAGTAATTGGTGAACAATCAAATAAGCCAAGGGGATCAGTTACCATCCGTGCGTTAAGAATTTCGTCAATCGTAGTCGGTTTTTGAAATTGCGCATAAGGGTTATTCATTGCATTTTCTCTATTTTTTAATGCTACCTTTGCAAGATGCTCTTTTGATGCACCTGTTTCGTAAAAATATCGATTTGCAACAGTACCGAAGTATCCAGGGAAGGTTAACCCAGCTTCCTTTTCATTTGTACTTTGATCCATCGCTGTATTAATCACCTGTGTAACAGTTGAGGTAGAAGCATGCTTCATTTTTTCAGCTCCAACAATAAGTACTGTCTCATATTCACCACTCATAATACTTAAAACACCCTGTCTCAAGGCTATCCCTCCTGAGGCACAAGCACCCTCAAGCTTAGCGGTTGGAATATAGCCTAAACCCAAATCATTAGCTACAATTGCCCCGAGTATTTCCTGATTGGCCAAAGAACCGCCCATAAAATTCCCAACAAAAACTGCATCAATTTTGGAAACACCTGCATCTTTAATCGCTTCTTTCGATGCTTCTATTAGGAGATCCTTTAACGTTTTATCTTCAAAGGAACCAAACTTCGTCATCCCAATACCATGAATATAGACTGGTGCTGTCATTTCATCACCTCAATATGTTTCTTTACAAGCTCTCTTTTTAAAATTTTTCCGTAGGAGCTTTTTGGTAGACTTTCCACAATATTAATCTCTTTCGGTTTTTTAAAGCTTGCTAGATGATTTTTACACAATTCTATCAATTCTTCTGACTGAACCTCTCCACGACCATTTGGAACAACGTAGGCAATAACAGATTCACCCCATTTTTCGTCAGGAACACCAATTACACAAGTTTCTTTTACGAATGGATGCTTATTTAGAACTTCCTCAACTTCTCTAGGGTATATATTGACTCCACCAGAAATGATAACTTCTTTTTTTCGATCAACAATATATAAATAACCGTTATTATCCAGTTTTCCTAAATCACCAGTATGAAGCCATCCATTCTTTAATGTATCTTGTGTAGCTTTCTCGTTATTCCAATACCCCTTCATCACAAGTGGGCCTTTTGCAACGATTTCGCCCACTTCTCCAATAGGTAATTCATTTCCTTCATCATCAATGATTTTCACATCAACAAATGGTCCAATACGGCCACAAGAATCTAAACGATTTTGAAGTTCATTTCTTGGCATAATCGAAATACACATAGGCGCTTCAACCTGACCATATGTTTCTACAAATTTTGTACCAATTTTATTAAGTGCTTCTTGTAGTTTTGCAGCAGCGATTGGCGAGCCTGCCATATTGATCGATTTAATCGTCTTTAATTTTGCTGGATCAAATTGTTCATGTTGAACCATTAAATTAACCATTGTTGGCACTAAAAAGATGATGGAAATTTGATCTTCCTCTAAATGTTGTATAAATTGATGTGGCTCAAATCTGTCGTAAACTACTTGTGTTAATCCGAAAAGCCAAGCTACATGGCTTAAAAAGTTCGCACCATGTGTTAGAGGGGCAACATGACCAATCGTATCGTTAAAATCAACTTCACATGCAATGGATAACGATAATGCTCCACTCACCATATTTCGATGAGATAGCATGACGCCCTTTGGATTCCCTGTTGTGCCTGAAGTGTACATAATGGCCATCAAGTCATCTTCATTAACTTCATTTTCATAGATTTGACCATAATACTTATTAATAATTGTTTCATATTCTTCACCAACCGTAATTGTTGGTAGTGCGGTATTTAATTTATTGAGTAAATCTGCTTCACCTATTAAAAGAACCATCTCCGAATCTTTTATTTGATATTCATGTTCCTCTGGATGGAGACGATAATTTAGCGGTACTTTAATTAACCCAAAAAATGAAACCGCTACATCTAACTCAATATGCTCTGACCGATTTGACATTAAAATGCCTAAACGGTCCCCCTTTTTCAAACCAATACTATGAAAATAGGAAGTTAATGCATAAGCTCGATGAATTAACTGTTCATATGTGTATGAAATTTCTTTAAATTTTACAGCTATTTTATTAGGATAAGCCTTTGCAGATTTTAACGCTAAATTACCAATTGTACTCAAAGAATTAAGCCTCCTTTGTTGAAAACGTAAAAACTGGAACATGGAACATTTCATCATTTCTACGAGTTAATTGCACATCTTTTAATGGTAAGATGATAAATTCCACGGTTATGGCTGTAAAATTTTCACCTTCTAAAAAATGACCACCATCAATTTTTTTATTACAATCGACAACTGTCCCATGGAAATGAATATCTAATTCGCCCTGTTCATCCTCTCCAATAAAACCAACACCAGAAATAATCTCAACCTCTGAAGTTGTTTGTACTTTTGGAGAATATTGAATTGTGTTTGGTTTATCACCTTTAGCAACTTGAACAAAGGTTGCATACTTTAATGATCCTAAACATTGAAATTGTCCAGCTCTGATGCCAAAATGTTGGCAAACCTCCTTTAAACCAGTAAATAGATCAGTTTCTTTTTTCAAACGCCCAACGACCCGCTCTGTCTTACGATCATAAACTGCTTGTAAACGTGGGTTATCCAATACTGATTCCCCCATCCACCTTTAAAACTTGTGCAGTTGTATAACTAGAGTCTCTTGAAGCAAAGTACAATACAGCACCAGCAATATCATCAGGCTGTCCCATACGTTTAATAACCTGTTGACCTGTATCATAAGGAACCCCCGCAGTAATTGCAGTTGCAGTAGCACCTGGAGCAACAGAGTTACATGTGATGCCATATGGACCTAATTCCTTTGCGACCCACTTTGTTAATGCAATGACACCACCTTTAGACGCAGCATATGCTGGACCCGATCTTCCTTTCCCTTCATTGCCTGACGTGACACCACCATTTAATCCAGAAACAGAACTTATATTTATAATTCTTCCATAGCCTGCATCCTTCATATGTGGATAAACACATGCTTGAGTAAACAAGAAAGCTGCTTTCAAATTTGTATTTAAATCACGATCCCAGTCCTCTAATGTCATTGTTTCAAGATCTTTTCTACTAGCTGTTCCAGCGTTATTAACTAATATATGAACTTCTCCATACTTTCCAATAGTTCGATTTACAGTCGCTTGAACAAATTTTTCATCTCGAATATCACCTAGACATTCCAAATAGCTTTCATGTGCTAACATCGAAATCGTTTCCTCACAAGAATTAATATCTACTAAAACAGTATGAACCCCTTGCTGAGATAATTGCACTGCAATCGCTTGACCAATACCACTTGCAGCGCCTGTGATAATAGCAACATCATCTTTTAAATTCATAATTTATCCCCTTTTACAGTTATTTCACACCAAGCAAATCAGGTAAAAATGTAGTAATAACTGGAACATACGTTACAATCAACAGAACGATAATAGAAGCTACAATAAACGGAACAACTCCTCGAGAGATTTGCATGATGTTCGTTTTTGACATACTTGCAGCTACGTATAAATTCAAGCCTACTGGTGGAGTAAATAGGCCTATTGCTAAGTTAATTGTCATAAAGACCCCAAAAACTGTAGGATCAACGTTTAGCTGCAACATTATAGGAAGCAAGATAGGTACGAAAATGTAATATGCTGAAATCGCGTCTATAAAGGCACCTGCAATTAATAAAATGATATTTACAAGCAATAGAATGATATATTTATTGTCTGTAATTCCTAAAACAACATCAGAAATTGTAGATGCAATTTGTTCAGTTGTGACGATATATGCAAATACGGATGCAGCACTTACGATGATCATTACTACTGCAGTTTGTAGCGCAGATTCAATAAATATCTTATAAAGAACTTTAGGATAGTCTTTTCGAAGTATAAAAATCCCAATGATCAAACCATACATAGCAGCTACAACTGCCGCTTCCGTAGGCGTGAAAAAACCTCCATATATTCCGCCAAGAATTATGACCGGCATTAATAATCCTGGAATAGCACTTATGAATGCTTCCCATCTTTCTTTCCCACTACTTTTTTGAACATTTAACTCTTCAGATGAATTAAATATTCCCCGTTTCATATCTCTATTCCTAACATACATACCTGCAATAAATAATCCAATTCCGACTAGAATTCCCGGAACGATACCTGCCATGAATAGACGGTTAATTGTGATTGGAATTTG
Above is a genomic segment from Lysinibacillus sp. PLM2 containing:
- the phoE gene encoding putative phosphatase PhoE, whose product is MTLICLVRHGETDWNTLRKIQGRKDIPLNQNGSTQAKDCRNYLSAFEWNVIVTSPLRRAKQTAEIINGKLNLPLIVMENFIERDYGDVEGLTIEERALLYPEKNCINQESVELVSKRVFAGINKLHKLYPEQKIIIVAHGGIIKVLLNSILKDKDQLQKSGVPNGSINTIYIENGEWKVKGYNHIEHLSNTQKTILR
- the yhfN gene encoding putative metalloprotease YhfN, translating into MGKKWGIGSLILFGLYSFVMYVYIFHFSDGGVPEAFKGTVADPETFMTDRELLLSQEYSKIRNFIFFIVNPFEWLMYFYILIFGISHLFEKWSKITKWKVVHYTVYLFLLTLLTFIVFFPINYYRYTLSKGYGISTQEFASWMSDNVIDFWINFLITVITVSVLYWLIRKSKKKWWLFAWMLTVPFSIFLMYIQPVIIDPLYNEFYPLQNKELEEKILTLAEQANIPAEHVFEVNMADKTNALNAYVTGVGNNSRIVLWDTTLNRLNEQEILFIMAHEMGHYVEKHIYIGIAGYLLMMFVGLWLISKIAPWMIKKFGHYFKVKSLDNISSLPVILLISSVLLFFSNPIYNSVSRYQEARADQYAIELVNDPEAAVSGFQKLAKAGLSEVNPPLLIKWFRYTHPPMLERINSIVIKE
- a CDS encoding 5-methyltetrahydropteroyltriglutamate--homocysteine methyltransferase, which codes for MTELVGPFRYDHVGSFLRPQKLKEARTKFQNNEITYAELKQVEDEEIIRLIDKQKEIGVLSITDGEFRRSWWHFDFLGALEGMENYDKDHGLQFHKVETSKKGIRVVGKIDFGNHPFLDHFKFIRDHAGDSTVKFTIPSPNMLHARADKNADIYQNEKDLIEDTIKAYQKAIQAFYDAGCRYLQLDDTSWASLFSEETRAKLVDEGKNPQEYMETLQYVINETIKNKPSDMTITMHICRGNYKSTFHSSGGYDFAAKVIFGGLNVDGLFLEFDDERSGSFEPLKYVNRSDLKVVLGLVTSKFGELEDKESIKARIQEAAKFVPLNQLCLSPQCGFSSTEEGNILEEENQWAKLTLIKEIAEEVWG
- a CDS encoding acetyl-CoA acetyltransferase — protein: MTAPVYIHGIGMTKFGSFEDKTLKDLLIEASKEAIKDAGVSKIDAVFVGNFMGGSLANQEILGAIVANDLGLGYIPTAKLEGACASGGIALRQGVLSIMSGEYETVLIVGAEKMKHASTSTVTQVINTAMDQSTNEKEAGLTFPGYFGTVANRYFYETGASKEHLAKVALKNRENAMNNPYAQFQKPTTIDEILNARMVTDPLGLFDCSPITDGGAAVVLSSKPSNIKVRASAQASGPTLMQDADDLLSLPAVRVSGEKAYEKAGLGPEDIDVVEIHDCFSMTEILSSEELGFFPKLQGWQGVNEGKTRVDGEIPINTSGGLLSKGHPIGATGIAQIYQLVRQLRGNAPNQLTKQPKIALAQNLGGTGAYSVVHILERV
- a CDS encoding AMP-dependent synthetase — protein: MSTIGNLALKSAKAYPNKIAVKFKEISYTYEQLIHRAYALTSYFHSIGLKKGDRLGILMSNRSEHIELDVAVSFFGLIKVPLNYRLHPEEHEYQIKDSEMVLLIGEADLLNKLNTALPTITVGEEYETIINKYYGQIYENEVNEDDLMAIMYTSGTTGNPKGVMLSHRNMVSGALSLSIACEVDFNDTIGHVAPLTHGANFLSHVAWLFGLTQVVYDRFEPHQFIQHLEEDQISIIFLVPTMVNLMVQHEQFDPAKLKTIKSINMAGSPIAAAKLQEALNKIGTKFVETYGQVEAPMCISIMPRNELQNRLDSCGRIGPFVDVKIIDDEGNELPIGEVGEIVAKGPLVMKGYWNNEKATQDTLKNGWLHTGDLGKLDNNGYLYIVDRKKEVIISGGVNIYPREVEEVLNKHPFVKETCVIGVPDEKWGESVIAYVVPNGRGEVQSEELIELCKNHLASFKKPKEINIVESLPKSSYGKILKRELVKKHIEVMK
- the fabG_3 gene encoding beta-ketoacyl-ACP reductase, translating into MNLKDDVAIITGAASGIGQAIAVQLSQQGVHTVLVDINSCEETISMLAHESYLECLGDIRDEKFVQATVNRTIGKYGEVHILVNNAGTASRKDLETMTLEDWDRDLNTNLKAAFLFTQACVYPHMKDAGYGRIINISSVSGLNGGVTSGNEGKGRSGPAYAASKGGVIALTKWVAKELGPYGITCNSVAPGATATAITAGVPYDTGQQVIKRMGQPDDIAGAVLYFASRDSSYTTAQVLKVDGGISIG